A genomic window from Candidatus Methylacidiphilum fumarolicum includes:
- a CDS encoding phosphatase PAP2 family protein produces MSLDLFVFYWINGAHTPWLDKLMPFISDLGNFRLPLWLLGISILYFGKFRERLVVILVLFSVLVGDRLIIDTIKEVVHRPRPFQVLPNVRVVEKSNQIYYSNPSRTEERARGRSFPSGHAANNTAAAVMATAVYGLPAIWLWLWVFMVSYSRIYMGVHYPSDICAGWIISIIYSYTFLYCLHWLWKKYAPLCFPKLYSQYPTLPLNLPFIKKEGKKELS; encoded by the coding sequence ATGTCGCTGGATCTTTTTGTCTTTTATTGGATTAATGGAGCGCATACGCCATGGCTGGATAAGTTGATGCCTTTTATTTCTGATTTGGGGAATTTTCGTTTGCCTTTGTGGTTACTAGGAATTTCCATCCTTTATTTTGGAAAATTTAGAGAACGGTTGGTTGTTATTTTAGTGCTTTTTTCTGTTCTAGTTGGTGATCGGTTAATCATTGATACAATCAAAGAAGTGGTCCATAGACCAAGACCTTTTCAGGTGCTTCCCAATGTTAGAGTTGTGGAAAAATCAAATCAAATATACTATTCAAATCCTTCGAGGACAGAAGAGCGGGCAAGGGGAAGATCTTTTCCTTCTGGACATGCTGCCAATAATACAGCTGCTGCGGTCATGGCTACAGCCGTTTATGGGTTACCGGCTATTTGGCTCTGGTTATGGGTTTTCATGGTAAGCTACTCAAGAATATACATGGGAGTGCATTATCCTTCAGATATTTGTGCTGGTTGGATTATCTCCATAATTTATTCCTACACATTCCTTTATTGCTTGCATTGGCTTTGGAAGAAATACGCTCCTTTATGTTTTCCAAAACTCTACTCCCAATATCCTACTTTGCCCCTTAACCTTCCTTTCATTAAAAAGGAAGGGAAAAAAGAGCTTTCTTAA
- a CDS encoding putative Na+/H+ antiporter, with translation MQSNRSDRPYGTAAIITVGYGNKHLPFFYTCIWLDQFPLKKLGIICFIFKLSMVLDPFDYIATGFFLLAVFHTLISPVLFRKGEALIDYAWQTSGGKMTRSHWLYFFGVLVRYLGEVEIIFGLWLLPLLIVSLWRFGWDATLEKLKLKTEYTEALFVAVLMTISSAQPILYISQRLIGCFARITKDSVTSWWFLILTLGPIFGSFITEASAITISALLLAEKLFCLNPKQSLAYATIGLLFFNISIGGTLTNYAAPPVVLVSQKWQWDSFYMLIHFGFVFACGIVLANLLYYFVFQEEFKRLEKERLSLLAETGPAESLREKIPIWIVIGNIGFLVSTVIIKDYFLLLFGILVFFLSFVDATKPYQGEIPLQKAFLVGFFLASLEVFGNLQSWWINRLLSHLSFLPLYVVSVMLSSFNDNALISYLATLIVPELDEMKKRAIIGGALSGGGLTIIANAPNLVGWSLLRKFFPDGIASTKLFIMALVPTILVAILFMFKEWIFK, from the coding sequence ATGCAGTCTAATAGATCTGATCGTCCCTATGGGACTGCTGCAATAATAACTGTTGGATATGGCAACAAGCACTTGCCGTTTTTTTATACCTGTATCTGGTTGGATCAATTCCCTTTGAAAAAATTGGGGATAATTTGTTTTATTTTTAAGTTAAGTATGGTTTTAGATCCTTTTGATTATATAGCGACAGGATTTTTTCTTCTAGCCGTGTTTCATACGTTGATTTCTCCTGTGCTATTTCGCAAGGGAGAAGCGTTGATTGATTATGCATGGCAGACAAGCGGTGGAAAAATGACTAGGAGCCATTGGCTCTATTTCTTTGGGGTTCTAGTACGTTATTTAGGAGAGGTTGAAATCATTTTTGGATTATGGCTCTTACCGCTTTTAATAGTGTCTTTATGGCGATTTGGTTGGGACGCAACCCTTGAAAAGTTAAAATTGAAAACGGAATATACCGAAGCTTTATTTGTTGCCGTTTTAATGACTATTTCTTCGGCTCAACCAATTCTCTATATATCGCAAAGGCTTATAGGCTGTTTTGCTCGAATAACAAAAGACAGCGTAACCAGTTGGTGGTTTTTGATATTAACACTCGGCCCGATTTTTGGGTCTTTCATAACGGAAGCTTCGGCAATAACGATCAGTGCACTGTTGCTAGCAGAAAAGCTTTTCTGTTTAAACCCCAAACAGTCTTTAGCTTATGCGACGATAGGACTCCTTTTTTTCAATATTTCAATTGGAGGGACACTTACGAATTATGCCGCTCCACCGGTTGTTCTGGTTTCTCAAAAATGGCAATGGGATAGCTTCTATATGCTTATTCATTTTGGATTTGTCTTTGCCTGTGGCATAGTCCTTGCCAATCTCCTGTATTATTTTGTATTCCAAGAGGAATTTAAAAGGTTAGAAAAAGAAAGACTGAGCCTTTTGGCTGAAACTGGGCCAGCTGAATCTCTGAGAGAAAAAATTCCTATTTGGATAGTCATTGGCAATATTGGGTTTCTTGTTTCTACGGTCATTATAAAAGACTATTTTTTACTTTTGTTTGGAATCCTCGTTTTTTTTCTGTCTTTTGTGGACGCCACGAAACCTTATCAAGGAGAAATTCCTTTGCAAAAAGCTTTTTTGGTAGGATTCTTTCTGGCCTCTCTTGAAGTCTTTGGAAATCTTCAGTCTTGGTGGATCAATCGGCTATTAAGCCATCTGTCTTTTTTGCCTCTCTATGTAGTTTCTGTTATGCTGAGTTCTTTTAATGATAATGCCCTTATATCCTACTTAGCTACATTAATTGTTCCGGAATTAGACGAAATGAAAAAAAGAGCAATTATCGGGGGTGCTTTATCCGGGGGTGGCTTAACGATTATAGCCAATGCTCCAAACTTGGTGGGTTGGTCACTTCTTAGAAAGTTTTTCCCAGATGGGATTGCTTCAACTAAGCTTTTTATAATGGCATTAGTCCCAACAATATTAGTAGCTATTCTTTTTATGTTCAAAGAATGGATCTTTAAATGA
- the bioF gene encoding 8-amino-7-oxononanoate synthase, producing MIVEGEKKFVQKLAKGLDELKNKNLFRRLKDFWPIEGMRAEYEGKQIINFSSNDYLGLSRHPLVKEKAQQAIQEYGASCSASRLISGNNPLFSPLEKALAQWKGKEKALIFPTGYSAAIGTIPALVGKSDLILMDKLCHASLWDGARLSQATIRVFGHNDIQNLKQILDRYAASYEKILIISESIFSMDGDIAPLAEIVELKERYEGLLLLDDAHAEGIVGEEGNGLASCLKVMDKVDVLMGTFSKALGSQGGYIASTALLIDWVINKGRSFIFSTALSPSSIAAACSALNIIKSESGTELRKKLKDNLAYFMEESPNSRLFFSPIIPILIGEEAKAIQVSQELEKMGIYLPPIRYPTVPKGTARLRISLTALHSTEQIDYLKGALKKCLVQ from the coding sequence ATGATTGTTGAAGGCGAAAAAAAATTCGTTCAGAAGTTAGCAAAGGGGCTTGACGAGCTTAAAAATAAAAATCTATTTCGAAGACTAAAGGATTTTTGGCCGATAGAAGGGATGCGGGCCGAATACGAAGGTAAACAGATCATAAATTTTTCATCAAACGATTATCTTGGGCTTTCCCGACATCCATTAGTCAAGGAGAAGGCGCAGCAGGCGATCCAGGAATATGGAGCTAGTTGTTCGGCTTCCCGGTTGATATCAGGAAACAATCCCCTTTTTTCTCCTCTTGAAAAAGCATTGGCACAATGGAAAGGGAAAGAAAAGGCCTTGATTTTCCCAACAGGATATAGTGCAGCCATTGGGACTATACCAGCTTTAGTCGGCAAATCGGATTTGATTTTAATGGATAAGCTCTGTCATGCTTCATTATGGGATGGAGCCAGATTAAGTCAGGCTACAATCAGGGTCTTTGGGCATAATGATATCCAAAACTTAAAACAGATCTTGGATAGATATGCGGCAAGCTACGAAAAGATATTGATTATTAGCGAATCTATTTTTTCTATGGATGGGGATATAGCCCCACTGGCAGAGATTGTTGAACTCAAAGAGAGATATGAAGGGTTACTTTTATTAGATGATGCCCATGCTGAAGGTATAGTAGGGGAAGAGGGCAATGGTCTGGCCAGTTGCCTGAAGGTAATGGATAAGGTAGATGTCTTAATGGGGACTTTTTCTAAAGCGTTAGGATCTCAGGGAGGCTATATCGCCTCGACAGCTCTGCTTATAGATTGGGTAATCAACAAAGGCAGATCGTTTATTTTTTCCACTGCTCTTAGTCCTTCATCCATTGCAGCGGCTTGCTCTGCCCTCAATATCATTAAATCAGAGAGTGGCACAGAGCTAAGAAAGAAACTAAAAGACAACCTTGCTTATTTTATGGAAGAAAGCCCCAATAGCCGTCTTTTTTTTTCTCCCATTATACCCATACTAATTGGAGAGGAGGCTAAAGCTATCCAAGTATCCCAAGAGCTAGAAAAAATGGGGATTTATCTTCCTCCTATTCGTTATCCCACTGTTCCTAAAGGGACAGCAAGATTAAGGATCTCGCTGACAGCACTCCATTCTACAGAACAAATCGACTACTTAAAAGGCGCCCTGAAAAAATGTTTGGTACAATAA
- a CDS encoding amidohydrolase family protein, which yields MVLLKASHVVCKPGLILSPGAIRIRGNTIVEVATSLEALEGEKVLEVGNSIIFPGFINSHCHLEYTLLKDKLSASKGAFVDWLQTIIRFKKTLSVIDYLKAHSMGIDLLLKSAITCVLDVVSMPEIFLFESPYPLRVFSFLELIDVNRSYWTDEKLAGSLLFFSNQSSSTAIGLSPHSPYTASPELYALSKRWCFQKNGLLMTHVAESYEEYEMFTQKKGGLFDFISRIEPRSARFKKSTPLRYLAENELLTKNAFLVHLNYLDETDWDWFKKNSWNVVYCPKSHAFFGHDPFPLRQLLSRGVNVVLGTDSLASNDSLDMRKEIQKAQQAFPEISIVDWWKMVTVNPAKALGLQGKLGEISVGAYADLVAIPFNSSSDPLEALLYEQKEPSIVIINGKVVRSTEAL from the coding sequence ATGGTTCTTCTCAAAGCTTCCCATGTTGTATGTAAACCGGGGTTGATATTATCACCTGGAGCAATTCGAATCAGAGGAAATACAATTGTCGAGGTGGCGACTTCTTTGGAAGCGTTGGAAGGAGAAAAAGTCCTTGAAGTAGGCAATTCTATAATTTTTCCTGGGTTTATCAATTCTCACTGTCATTTAGAATACACGCTTTTGAAGGATAAATTGTCAGCTTCCAAAGGAGCTTTTGTGGATTGGCTGCAGACTATTATTCGATTTAAAAAGACATTATCGGTAATTGATTATCTCAAAGCCCATAGCATGGGTATCGATTTGCTTTTGAAATCAGCCATTACCTGTGTACTTGACGTTGTATCCATGCCTGAAATTTTTCTTTTTGAATCCCCTTATCCATTACGGGTCTTTAGTTTTCTTGAGCTTATCGATGTCAACCGCTCTTATTGGACAGATGAAAAATTAGCTGGCTCTCTTCTTTTTTTTAGCAACCAATCTTCTTCGACGGCTATTGGACTCTCTCCGCATTCTCCCTATACGGCAAGCCCTGAATTATACGCGTTATCAAAGAGGTGGTGTTTTCAAAAAAATGGGTTATTAATGACTCATGTAGCAGAATCTTATGAAGAATATGAGATGTTCACGCAAAAAAAAGGAGGGTTGTTCGATTTTATTTCTCGAATAGAGCCAAGGAGTGCAAGGTTTAAAAAATCCACACCACTTCGTTATCTTGCTGAAAATGAGCTGTTGACTAAAAATGCCTTTTTAGTCCATCTTAATTACCTAGACGAGACTGATTGGGATTGGTTTAAAAAAAATTCTTGGAATGTTGTTTATTGTCCTAAATCGCATGCCTTTTTTGGTCATGATCCTTTTCCTTTAAGGCAGCTTTTATCTAGAGGAGTCAATGTCGTTTTGGGGACTGACAGCCTGGCTTCCAACGACTCTTTGGATATGAGAAAAGAAATACAGAAGGCTCAACAAGCATTCCCAGAAATATCCATCGTGGATTGGTGGAAGATGGTTACAGTTAATCCTGCTAAGGCTTTGGGATTACAAGGCAAACTTGGAGAAATTTCTGTCGGTGCCTATGCTGATCTGGTGGCTATCCCTTTTAATTCTTCTTCTGATCCATTGGAAGCTCTCCTTTATGAGCAAAAAGAGCCTTCGATTGTTATTATCAATGGGAAGGTTGTTCGTTCTACAGAAGCTTTATGA
- the bioA gene encoding adenosylmethionine--8-amino-7-oxononanoate transaminase, which translates to MSEVNSIIAADKQFLWHPFTPYNKWFDPPYEPLVIDKAEGCYLFDRKKNRFWDGNSSIWTTTHGHRHPRIIKAILACLEKIDHVSFLGNTHQWAVNLGQKLSLLISQGSANKYRVFFSDNGSTAVETAIKIAWQALKQRKEKERTLFLCLEGSYHGDTVGAMSVSSIPFQSRFKELLFDSESLPAPSCFHCPWNKAKSSRGIDARESKICSWECLDALKKAIEKNKKRLAALIIEPKIQGASGMWMHPEGYLKEAFKLTKEAGAFFIVDEVFSGMGRTGHLIASHKEDVYADFICLAKGLSGGTLPIAATLIREEIFDDFKGGYEEAFLHGHSYTANPLACASALENLKIFEEENTLGWIKAISRQLKSSSTIFWQHPLVGDVRVEGAVLAVEILKDKNENRLIDSNLDIGWAVSEKAKDYGLVTRPIKNVLILVPPYCSSLEDIEGMVWALYKALNDILPVDK; encoded by the coding sequence ATGTCTGAAGTTAATTCGATCATTGCGGCTGATAAACAATTTCTTTGGCATCCGTTTACTCCCTATAATAAATGGTTCGATCCACCCTATGAACCTCTTGTTATAGACAAAGCTGAGGGTTGTTATCTTTTTGATAGGAAGAAAAATAGGTTTTGGGATGGCAATTCCTCAATCTGGACTACTACGCATGGGCATCGTCATCCGCGTATTATTAAAGCGATATTAGCGTGTCTAGAAAAAATCGATCATGTTTCTTTTTTAGGAAATACCCATCAGTGGGCGGTTAATCTAGGACAAAAACTCTCTTTGCTTATTTCTCAAGGTAGTGCAAACAAATACAGGGTTTTTTTTTCTGATAATGGTTCTACAGCTGTAGAAACAGCAATTAAAATAGCTTGGCAGGCTTTAAAGCAAAGAAAGGAAAAGGAAAGGACTTTATTTCTTTGTTTAGAAGGCAGTTATCATGGAGATACAGTCGGCGCAATGAGTGTTTCTTCTATCCCATTTCAGAGCCGGTTTAAAGAGTTACTTTTTGATTCGGAAAGCCTACCTGCCCCATCCTGTTTCCACTGCCCGTGGAATAAGGCTAAAAGCAGTAGGGGAATCGATGCAAGAGAATCGAAAATTTGTTCTTGGGAATGCCTTGATGCACTGAAAAAAGCAATCGAAAAAAATAAAAAGAGACTGGCAGCGCTGATAATAGAACCTAAAATTCAAGGAGCATCGGGAATGTGGATGCATCCAGAAGGGTATTTAAAAGAAGCCTTTAAGTTAACTAAGGAAGCTGGAGCCTTTTTTATTGTCGATGAAGTTTTCAGTGGCATGGGAAGGACAGGCCACTTGATTGCATCACATAAAGAAGATGTGTATGCTGATTTTATCTGTTTGGCTAAAGGGTTATCGGGAGGTACATTGCCCATAGCCGCAACCCTTATCAGGGAAGAAATCTTTGATGACTTCAAAGGAGGCTATGAGGAAGCTTTTCTTCATGGACATAGTTATACGGCTAATCCGCTAGCTTGTGCTTCGGCTTTGGAAAATTTAAAAATTTTCGAGGAAGAAAATACACTCGGATGGATAAAGGCGATTTCTAGACAATTAAAATCTTCTTCCACTATTTTTTGGCAGCATCCTTTAGTGGGAGATGTGAGGGTAGAAGGAGCCGTGTTAGCTGTAGAAATCCTCAAAGATAAAAATGAAAACAGGCTTATCGATTCTAATCTTGATATAGGATGGGCAGTCAGCGAAAAGGCAAAAGACTATGGTCTTGTCACTCGACCTATCAAGAATGTTCTTATTCTTGTTCCCCCCTATTGTTCGTCATTGGAGGACATAGAAGGTATGGTATGGGCCTTATATAAAGCTCTCAATGATATCCTACCTGTGGACAAATAA